In Mixophyes fleayi isolate aMixFle1 chromosome 4, aMixFle1.hap1, whole genome shotgun sequence, the following proteins share a genomic window:
- the LOC142150725 gene encoding F-actin-capping protein subunit alpha-2-like, producing the protein MVNPALTMSTKQHLLRNHKLQAAYNLLKQASPGEINDLISDIHVLLNGDAELCMEIKKLSVAHNIKNFIPIQLNGHQVLIILHNDLGNGRFLDPESRVLFVTIVCNVFTKTLNGKTNIVACIEAHKFSPSAFWNGIWRSEWAFLLTPPDTRVSGYITIESSYYEHGTIHLSVNQLIDETLHIEDMSEAAKEFIEIVEKADNKIQDILKEEFKGYSDNTLPLTYTVLGWNKLIESRIKESKCSSHCMQPL; encoded by the exons atggttaatccggccctgacaatGTCTACAAAACAACATTTGCTCAGAAATCATAAACTTCAAGCTGCATATAACCTTCTGAAACAAGCTAGTCCAGGCGAGATCAATGACTTGATCAGTGACATCCATGTTCTTCTTAATGGTGATGCAGAACTCTGTATGGAAATCAAGAAGTTGAGTGTtgcacacaatattaaaaatttcATCCCGATTCAGCTTAACGGACATCAAGTTCTCATAATCCTCCACAATGATTTGGGTAATGGCAGGTTCTTAGACCCTGAAAGTAGAGTTTTGTTT GTAACTATAGTTTGTAATGTATTCACCAAAACACTCAATGGGAAAACTAACATTGTTGCATGCATTGAAGCCCATAAATTCAGTCCCTCTGCTTTCTGGAATGGAATCTGGAGGTCAGAATGGGCTTTCCTGCTGACACCACCTGATACCAGAGTGTCAGGATAcattactatagaatcatcttaCTATGAGCATGGTACTATCCATCTCTCAGTGAACCAATTAATTGATGAAACCCTACATATTGAAGATATGAGTGAAGCTGCCAAGGAGTTCATAGAGATTGTAGAGAAAGCTGACAATAAAATTCAAGATATCTTAAAGGAAGAGTTTAAAGGTTACTCTGACAATACTCTGCCGCTCACCTATACTGTTCTAGGTTGGAATAAACTTATAGAATCCCGAATTAAGGAAAGCAAGTGCAGCTCACACTGTATGCAACCTTTGTAA